Proteins encoded by one window of Manihot esculenta cultivar AM560-2 chromosome 10, M.esculenta_v8, whole genome shotgun sequence:
- the LOC110624710 gene encoding probable LRR receptor-like serine/threonine-protein kinase At3g47570, with protein MRVVWIFLLHIILLGYIHANSLLGYALQFQNETDKLSLLAIKDAITVDPHGIFSSWNNSLHHCQWKGISCSTRHPGRVTILNLSSQDLAGFLSPHIGNLSFLRSVFIQNNSFHGEIPQQIGNLFRLHILYLNNNSFQGEIPKNLTNCKDLREIKLIANNLTGKLPVELRSLQNLAVLDLSLNNFPGKISPAIGNFSSLTFLGLLEARLEGIIPEEIGKLTRLQTLLIGGNNLTGTIPSSFFNLSSLTHVSLAFNNLEGSLPGDIGVRFPNIKGLVIGGNRFTGAIPISLSNASQLEVISFPLNRFTGPVPEELGSLANLSWIGLNDNMLGTRTGDDLSFISYLTNCSKLQKLFLGRNLLKGPLPNSIANLSSQIRFLSIGKNQIYGNLPSEIGNLVNLNSLDLQDNMLHGSIPPTIGNLQHLFQLYFHGNKFTGQIPSTLGNLTFLYDLTFGENNLLGNIPPSLGNCRNLLNLYLALNKLDGHIPVSMFGLSSILFIDLSFNSFTGSLPPDVGNLKQLESLDVSQNKLSGSIPSTLGSCLSLMSLRMNGNSFQGTIPQTLSALRGLNELDISSNNLSGMLPEDLGGLPFLQILNISFNDLEGEVPETGIFKNSSAISLVGNKKLCGGIPELKFPACTFLHPNQRRISRALKVIVPSIVVPICSAVLLGLLILRYRKNNSVVNPSSASVENTLIRISYQELFQATAGFSEAKLIGSGSHGTVYKGVLHKTRSFIAVKVFDFHCRGASKSFTSECKALRNVRHRNLIKILSVCSTVDYQGNDFRAIIYEFMPGGSLESWLHPQKDVNKEDICRRLNLEQRLNIAIDIASALEYLHCHCQPSIVHCDLKPSNVLLDNDMVAHVGDFLAQVLSRTSINLNDDKSSSAIIKGSIGYVAPEYGIGNGANVQGDVYSFGILLLEMFTAKRPTDNKFQAGLNLHNFTRKALPNRVMDIVDQKLISDEETTGGKIQEFMVSVLKIGISCSVETPGDRMKIRDAVRELQRIKEAYGSLWNRTLLPYK; from the exons ATGAGAGTTGTTTGGATCTTCTTGCTTCATATCATTCTTCTGGGATATATTCATGCAAATTCTTTACTGGGATATGCCTTACAATTTCAGAACGAGACTGATAAATTGTCTTTGTTGGCTATCAAGGATGCAATAACTGTAGATCCTCATGGAATCTTCAGCTCATGGAACAATTCTCTTCATCATTGCCAGTGGAAAGGAATTTCTTGCAGCACAAGGCACCCTGGGAGAGTCACCATCCTAAACCTGAGCTCACAGGATTTGGCAGGTTTCCTGTCACCCCATATAGGGAATCTCAGCTTTCTCAGAAGTGTCTTCATCCAGAACAATAGCTTCCATGGAGAAATCCCACAACAGATTGGAAACTTGTTTCGATTACACATCCTGTACCTGAACAACAATTCCTTCCAAGGGGAGATTCCGAAAAATTTAACCAACTGTAAAGATCTCAGGGAAATCAAACTTATTGCTAACAATCTCACTGGGAAACTTCCAGTTGAGCTTAGATCTTTACAAAATCTAGCAGTTCTAGACCTCAGCCTTAACAATTTTCCAGGAAAAATCTCACCTGCCATAGGGAATTTCTCCTCTCTTACCTTTCTTGGTTTGCTAGAGGCTAGACTGGAAGGAATCATTCCTGAGGAGATCGGTAAATTGACAAGATTGCAGACTCTTCTAATTGGAGGTAACAATTTGACAGGCACTATTCCTTCAAGCTTCTTTAATCTATCAAGCCTTACCCATGTATCGCTGGCATTCAATAATCTAGAGGGAAGTCTTCCAGGAGACATTGGCGTCAGGTTTCCCAACATCAAGGGACTTGTGATCGGAGGAAACAGATTCACAGGTGCCATCCCTATTTCATTGTCAAATGCTTCACAGCTTGAAGTAATCTCTTTTCCTTTGAATAGATTTACTGGACCTGTACCTGAAGAACTAGGAAGCTTAGCAAATCTCTCATGGATTGGTTTAAATGACAACATGCTAGGAACCAGAACTGGGGatgatttaagttttatttcttatttaacAAACTGCAGCAAATTACAGAAGCTGTTCTTAGGCAGAAATCTTCTCAAAGGACCATTGCCTAATTCAATTGCCAATCTTTCCTCACAAATTAGATTCTTATCAATAGGAAAGAATCAGATCTATGGAAATCTTCCTTCAGAGATAGGGAACCTTGTGAACTTGAATAGCCTGGATTTGCAGGACAATATGCTGCATGGTAGTATTCCTCCAACTATTGGCAATCTCCAACATCTGTTTCAACTGTATTTCCATGGAAACAAGTTTACAGGACAAATTCCATCTACACTTGGTAATCTTACATTTCTGTATGATCTCACTTTCGGGGAAAATAATCTTTTAGGAAACATACCTCCAAGTCTTGGGAACTGCAGGAATTTGTTGAACCTGTATCTTGCTTTGAATAAACTTGATGGTCACATTCCTGTATCAATGTTTGGCCTTTCTTCCATTTTGTTTATTGatctttctttcaattcttttacTGGTTCCCTACCACCTGATGTTGGCAACTTGAAACAGCTTGAAAGTTTAGATGTCTCTCAAAATAAACTGTCAGGGAGCATTCCGAGCACGCTCGGCTCTTGTTTGAGCTTGATGAGTCTCCGAATGAATGGTAATTCTTTTCAAGGCACAATCCCTCAAACTCTAAGTGCTTTAAGAGGATTAAATGAGCTAGACATCTCATCTAATAACCTTTCTGGGATGCTACCAGAAGATCTAGGTGGACTTCCATTTTTGCAGATTTTGAATATTTCTTTCAACGATCTCGAAGGTGAAGTTCCAGAAACTGGAATTTTTAAAAACTCTAGTGCAATTTCTCTGGTTGGAAACAAAAAACTGTGTGGAGGAATCCCAGAATTGAAGTTTCCAGCTTGCACTTTCCTGCACCCTAATCAAAGAAGAATTTCTCGAGCTCTGAAGGTGATCGTTCCATCAATCGTTGTACCTATATGTTCAGCCGTGTTACTAGGTTTACTTATCCTTCGCTACAGGAAAAATAACTCGGTGGTAAATCCTTCTTCAGCATCAGTTGAAAATACATTGATAAGAATTTCTTACCAAGAACTTTTCCAAGCAACCGCTGGTTTCTCTGAGGCTAAATTGATAGGTTCAGGAAGCCATGGGACTGTGTACAAAGGAGTGCTTCACAAAACTCGATCTTTTATTGCAGTGAAAGTTTTTGATTTTCACTGCAGAGGAGCTTCAAAGAGCTTCACTTCTGAATGCAAAGCTCTGAGAAACGTCCGTCACCGTAATCTGATAAAAATACTAAGTGTATGCTCAACTGTGGATTATCAAGGTAATGACTTCAGAGCTATAATCTATGAGTTCATGCCTGGAGGAAGTTTAGAAAGCTGGTTACATCCacaaaaagatgtaaataaagaaGATATATGCAGACGTCTTAATCTTGAGCAAAGATTAAATATCGCCATTGACATTGCTTCTGCGCTCGAGTATCTTCACTGTCATTGCCAACCATCAATAGTTCATTGTGATCTTAAACCCAGCAATGTACTTCTTGACAATGACATGGTTGCCCATGTGGGTGACTTTCTTGCTCAAGTTCTTTCCAGGACttctattaatttaaatgatGACAAGTCTAGCTCAGCCATCATAAAGGGGTCTATTGGATATGTTGCTCCAG AGTATGGTATCGGCAACGGTGCAAACGTTCAAGGAGATGTTTACAGTTTTGGGATTCTTCTGCTAGAAATGTTTACAGCGAAGAGACCAACTGATAACAAGTTTCAGGCAGGCCTGAACCTTCACAATTTCACTAGAAAAGCACTTCCCAATAGAGTAATGGATATTGTGGATCAAAAATTGATATCTGATGAAGAAACAACAGGAGGGAAGATACAGGAGTTTATGGTATCTGTACTGAAAATTGGAATTTCATGCTCTGTGGAGACTCCAGGAGATCGCATGAAAATAAGAGATGCAGTAAGAGAACTGCAAAGGATAAAGGAAGCTTATGGGAGCTTATGGAACAGAACGCTACTTCCATACAAGTGA
- the LOC110624134 gene encoding pleckstrin homology domain-containing protein 1: MASLWRAATTALTQTQTTQTDCDGVEFWSNPERTGWLMKQGEYIKTWRRRWFVLKQGKLFWFKDSTVTRESKPRGVIPVATCLTVKGAEDVLNKQHAFELSTRTETMYFIADSEKEKEDWINSIGRSIVQHSRSVTDSEIVDYDNKR; this comes from the coding sequence ATGGCTTCTCTGTGGCGGGCCGCCACCACGGCCTTAACCCAAACCCAAACGACCCAAACCGATTGTGACGGAGTGGAGTTCTGGTCGAACCCTGAGCGAACTGGCTGGCTAATGAAGCAAGGGGAGTACATCAAAACCTGGAGGCGTCGCTGGTTCGTTCTCAAACAAGGCAAGCTCTTCTGGTTCAAGGACTCGACGGTGACTCGCGAGTCGAAGCCACGCGGCGTCATCCCAGTGGCCACGTGCCTTACAGTGAAGGGAGCTGAAGACGTGCTCAACAAACAGCACGCCTTTGAGCTTTCGACGAGAACCGAAACGATGTACTTCATCGCCGATtcggagaaggagaaggaggactGGATCAACTCGATCGGACGGTCCATAGTGCAGCACTCTAGATCCGTGACTGATTCCGAGATCGTCGATTATGATAACAAGCGATGA